The following are encoded in a window of Methanobrevibacter ruminantium M1 genomic DNA:
- a CDS encoding precorrin-2 dehydrogenase/sirohydrochlorin ferrochelatase family protein has translation MGLTSLFLEVENKNVFILGTGEVATRRAHRFLDKGANVILAGNSIDEELSKKGAILTPIKDLEELVKWSDIIVTASGDDELCEYIASISQGKLINRADKPEKGNIIAPTSFLIDDIEISIYTNGQSPLMARELRKKIQSIITEEDILEIKLQDYARKLLKEKVEDQKTRKQYLLKILNNTQIKQCLKEKNLDKAKGLAEEIINSEFN, from the coding sequence ATGGGACTTACTTCCCTTTTTTTAGAAGTGGAAAACAAAAACGTTTTTATCTTAGGCACTGGAGAAGTAGCCACCAGAAGAGCACATCGCTTTTTAGACAAAGGAGCAAATGTTATTCTAGCCGGAAACTCAATCGATGAAGAGCTAAGCAAAAAAGGAGCTATCCTAACTCCTATTAAAGACCTTGAAGAGCTTGTCAAATGGAGTGACATAATTGTCACTGCAAGCGGAGACGATGAATTATGCGAATACATCGCATCAATCAGCCAAGGAAAGTTAATCAACAGAGCAGACAAGCCTGAAAAGGGAAATATAATAGCGCCAACAAGCTTTCTTATAGACGATATAGAAATATCCATCTATACCAATGGACAAAGCCCCTTAATGGCTCGAGAGCTTAGAAAAAAAATCCAATCCATAATCACAGAGGAAGACATTCTTGAGATAAAGCTTCAGGACTATGCCAGAAAGCTCTTAAAAGAAAAGGTAGAAGACCAAAAGACAAGAAAGCAATATCTTCTAAAGATTCTAAACAACACCCAGATAAAGCAATGTCTAAAGGAAAAGAATTTAGATAAAGCCAAAGGACTTGCAGAGGAGATCATCAATTCAGAATTTAATTGA
- a CDS encoding TfoX/Sxy family protein → MSKLSKLPNIGKVLEKQLNDVGIKTDEDLIDLGSKEAWLKIKEVDDSACLNRLMALEGAIQNIRWHNLSQEDKDNLREFYNSQKI, encoded by the coding sequence ATGAGCAAACTCTCTAAACTGCCGAATATTGGCAAGGTATTGGAAAAGCAATTAAACGATGTAGGAATAAAGACTGATGAAGACTTGATTGATCTTGGCAGTAAGGAAGCATGGCTAAAAATCAAAGAAGTAGATGACAGCGCATGCTTAAATAGGCTAATGGCTTTAGAAGGAGCCATACAGAATATTCGTTGGCATAACTTATCTCAAGAGGATAAGGACAATCTAAGAGAGTTCTATAATTCACAAAAGATATAA
- a CDS encoding DUF134 domain-containing protein, whose amino-acid sequence MVRPKIERRIVKKPSYTCIQHGDISREEDFESIKMNLDEFEAIRLGDYHNIKQKEAAELMGISQPTFHRIINSARKKTAMSLIEGRKIEINNENFYSEDKIYICNNCGFQWNNPKKEYANCPDCKSENIERIKVNLNESDYINNNPNKIKTNSQICDIDNTDVPLNERKSFGGPGSGRGPSKACECPNCGHIAPKIKGFPCRNIKCPECGTPLCGSKHK is encoded by the coding sequence ATGGTTAGGCCAAAAATAGAGCGACGAATTGTGAAAAAACCTAGCTACACTTGCATCCAACACGGCGACATATCAAGAGAAGAGGATTTCGAAAGCATCAAGATGAATCTTGATGAGTTTGAAGCAATACGCTTAGGAGACTATCACAATATCAAACAAAAGGAAGCTGCAGAACTGATGGGAATATCCCAACCAACATTTCATAGAATAATCAATTCTGCAAGAAAGAAGACTGCAATGTCTTTGATTGAAGGAAGAAAAATAGAAATAAACAATGAAAATTTCTATAGCGAAGATAAGATCTACATCTGCAACAATTGCGGATTCCAATGGAACAATCCAAAAAAGGAATATGCAAACTGTCCAGACTGTAAAAGTGAAAATATCGAACGAATTAAGGTTAATTTGAATGAAAGTGATTATATAAATAATAATCCAAATAAGATAAAAACAAATAGCCAAATATGCGATATTGATAATACAGATGTTCCTTTAAATGAAAGAAAATCATTTGGAGGACCTGGAAGTGGTAGGGGACCATCAAAAGCATGCGAATGTCCTAATTGTGGCCATATTGCACCAAAAATTAAGGGATTCCCATGCAGAAACATAAAATGTCCAGAATGTGGAACCCCTCTATGCGGATCAAAGCATAAATAA
- a CDS encoding MJ0144 family RNA dihydrouridine synthase-like protein produces MAGITNAEFAMKLIPYGFDTVTIGGYNTDSESIDACEKIIARGRKEFNYPKEEIYSVIENEVNAIKDSFNVQVSANLRGSTPDPLIKISKIEKLDIIEINCHCRQEELVAVGCGQSMLLRPDLEDYIREVVKKSESKVSMKMRANVEGVDNLEIAKLAEDCGVDYLHIDAMKMGVRDADFYLIKEIAENTNIFIIGNNSINSISQAEKMLNAGANGISIARAAISGKLNFDLNQIKI; encoded by the coding sequence ATGGCCGGAATAACAAATGCAGAATTTGCAATGAAACTCATACCTTACGGATTTGACACAGTCACCATCGGAGGATACAATACAGACTCCGAATCAATAGACGCCTGTGAAAAGATTATTGCAAGAGGCCGAAAAGAGTTCAATTACCCTAAAGAGGAAATCTATAGCGTAATTGAAAATGAAGTTAACGCAATCAAAGACAGTTTTAATGTACAAGTCTCTGCAAACTTAAGAGGGAGCACACCAGACCCACTTATCAAAATCAGCAAAATAGAAAAACTGGACATAATTGAAATAAACTGCCATTGCAGACAAGAGGAGCTTGTAGCAGTAGGATGCGGACAATCAATGCTTTTAAGACCAGACTTAGAAGATTACATAAGAGAAGTGGTAAAAAAATCAGAATCAAAAGTCTCAATGAAGATGAGAGCTAACGTTGAAGGGGTAGACAATCTGGAAATAGCAAAACTGGCAGAAGACTGTGGAGTTGACTACTTACACATTGACGCCATGAAAATGGGAGTAAGAGATGCTGATTTTTATCTAATAAAAGAAATAGCCGAAAACACCAATATTTTCATCATTGGAAACAATTCAATAAATTCAATCTCTCAAGCAGAAAAGATGCTGAATGCAGGAGCAAATGGCATTTCCATAGCTAGAGCTGCAATTAGCGGAAAATTAAACTTCGATTTAAATCAAATAAAAATCTAA
- the atwA gene encoding methyl coenzyme M reductase system, component A2 — protein MSFITLKNINKSFNGEPVLKDINLTIEEGSTLGILGRSGSGKSVLINMLRGTKEYAPDSGQVLFDLAICENKKCLHVEPASKAGGKCPECGAELQAKQIDFWNAGRLEKAAIRRRISIMLQRNFALYDEQTVIDNVLNAMGDEGRYEEENIYNAIDLLEMVQMSHRVTHVARDLSGGEKQRVVLARQLAKNPMLLLADEPTGTLDPQTAEKLHQTLIEGVKDEGISMVITSHWPEVMNHLADDAIWLDNGEIIEHGAPDTIVENFLKTVPKAEQVEKIEHTEEIIKVQDIKKHYYSIERGVVKAVDGVSLTINQGEIYGIVGLSGSGKTTLTKMMIGLTEPSAGELVIRLGDDWIDMKKPGPLNRGRVTPYLGLLHQEYSLYPHRDVLGNLTDAISLNLPAEFAKIKAAHILETVGFEKDKSMSMLTKWPDELSGGERHRVALAQVLIKEPNIVVLDEPTGTMDPVTRIIVTNSILKARDELDQTFVIISHDMDFVLDVCDKASLMRGGKLLSTGTPEEIVAELTGEEKADMIKDH, from the coding sequence ATGTCTTTCATAACATTAAAAAACATTAATAAGTCATTTAACGGAGAACCTGTTCTAAAAGATATAAATTTAACTATAGAGGAAGGTTCTACTTTAGGTATTCTCGGTAGAAGCGGTAGTGGAAAGTCAGTTTTAATAAACATGCTAAGAGGTACAAAGGAATATGCTCCAGACAGTGGACAAGTGCTCTTTGACCTTGCAATATGTGAAAACAAAAAGTGCTTGCATGTTGAGCCTGCTTCAAAGGCTGGAGGAAAATGTCCAGAATGTGGAGCGGAACTACAAGCAAAACAAATAGACTTCTGGAATGCAGGAAGATTGGAAAAGGCTGCAATCAGAAGAAGAATCTCCATCATGCTTCAAAGAAACTTTGCATTATACGACGAACAGACTGTAATAGACAACGTATTGAATGCAATGGGTGACGAAGGCAGATATGAAGAGGAGAATATCTACAATGCCATTGACCTATTGGAAATGGTTCAAATGAGCCACAGGGTAACCCACGTTGCACGTGACTTAAGTGGAGGAGAAAAGCAAAGAGTAGTACTTGCAAGACAATTGGCTAAAAACCCTATGTTGCTTTTAGCAGACGAACCAACAGGTACATTAGACCCTCAAACTGCTGAAAAGCTTCACCAAACCTTGATTGAAGGTGTAAAAGATGAAGGAATCAGCATGGTAATCACTTCCCACTGGCCTGAAGTTATGAATCACCTAGCTGATGATGCAATTTGGCTAGACAATGGGGAAATCATAGAACATGGCGCCCCTGATACAATTGTAGAAAACTTCCTCAAAACAGTGCCTAAAGCAGAACAAGTGGAAAAAATAGAACACACCGAAGAGATAATTAAAGTTCAAGATATTAAAAAGCATTATTATTCAATTGAAAGAGGAGTTGTAAAGGCTGTAGACGGCGTAAGCCTAACAATCAACCAAGGAGAAATCTATGGTATTGTAGGTCTAAGCGGTTCTGGAAAGACCACATTGACTAAAATGATGATCGGCCTCACCGAACCAAGTGCAGGAGAGCTTGTAATCAGATTAGGTGATGACTGGATTGACATGAAAAAGCCAGGTCCTTTAAACAGAGGCCGTGTAACTCCATACTTAGGCTTGCTCCACCAAGAATACTCTCTTTACCCACACAGAGATGTACTTGGAAACCTGACAGATGCAATCAGCCTAAACCTCCCTGCAGAGTTTGCAAAAATCAAGGCCGCACATATCCTTGAGACTGTAGGATTTGAAAAGGACAAATCCATGAGCATGCTCACAAAATGGCCTGACGAACTAAGTGGAGGAGAAAGACACAGAGTGGCTCTTGCACAAGTTCTTATAAAAGAGCCTAATATAGTGGTATTGGACGAACCTACAGGTACAATGGACCCTGTTACAAGAATCATCGTTACCAATTCCATCCTAAAGGCAAGAGATGAGTTGGATCAAACTTTCGTTATCATATCTCACGACATGGACTTTGTTCTAGATGTCTGTGATAAGGCAAGCCTTATGAGAGGAGGAAAACTCTTAAGCACTGGAACCCCAGAAGAAATCGTTGCAGAGCTTACAGGTGAAGAAAAAGCAGATATGATTAAGGACCACTAG
- a CDS encoding alcohol dehydrogenase catalytic domain-containing protein yields the protein MAGTMKAWRINELGKPPVLEDVPIPEPGFGEILIKMKGAGMCRTDLEVIDEGFITVPFVGPFTFGHENAGTVAKLGPGVDTVEVGQNVIVDTLHACGKCQYCLSGRDNFCEVASARGLKEDGGMAEYMIADAREVAPLGDLDPTEYVALADAGLSPYGAVQTAKPFIPNNGTAVVIGVGGLGFYCCQYLALTTSARVIVVNRSADKMAKMTNFGADELVVLDDNAYDKIMELTDGKGVDAVFDFVGRDNTLELAAQITKGLGLISILGLGGGTLPVSWTTVKPGVMVRLTQGGTITDLYEIMDLAKAGKITVQAQKYPFSKVFRSS from the coding sequence ATGGCTGGAACTATGAAAGCTTGGAGAATAAATGAATTAGGAAAACCTCCTGTATTAGAGGATGTCCCTATACCAGAACCTGGATTTGGTGAAATCTTAATTAAAATGAAAGGTGCAGGAATGTGCAGAACTGACCTTGAAGTTATAGATGAAGGTTTCATTACAGTTCCATTTGTCGGACCATTCACATTTGGTCACGAAAACGCAGGAACTGTTGCAAAACTCGGTCCTGGAGTAGATACTGTTGAGGTTGGACAAAATGTCATTGTAGACACATTGCATGCATGTGGTAAATGTCAATACTGTCTTTCAGGCCGTGACAACTTCTGTGAAGTTGCAAGTGCACGTGGTCTTAAGGAAGACGGAGGTATGGCAGAATATATGATTGCTGATGCAAGGGAAGTCGCTCCTTTAGGTGACCTTGACCCTACAGAATATGTGGCATTGGCTGATGCAGGTCTATCTCCATATGGTGCTGTACAGACTGCAAAACCATTCATTCCAAACAATGGTACTGCTGTTGTTATCGGTGTAGGGGGACTTGGATTCTACTGCTGTCAATATTTAGCTTTAACAACCTCTGCTCGTGTTATTGTAGTAAACCGTTCAGCTGATAAGATGGCTAAGATGACAAACTTCGGTGCTGACGAATTGGTTGTTTTAGATGACAATGCATATGATAAGATTATGGAATTGACTGACGGCAAAGGTGTAGATGCTGTATTTGACTTTGTAGGAAGAGACAACACTTTAGAGCTTGCTGCACAAATCACCAAAGGATTAGGTCTCATTTCCATTTTAGGTCTTGGTGGAGGAACACTTCCTGTAAGCTGGACCACAGTCAAACCTGGTGTTATGGTAAGATTGACTCAAGGTGGAACAATTACAGACCTTTATGAGATTATGGACTTGGCAAAAGCTGGTAAAATTACAGTTCAAGCTCAAAAATATCCATTCAGTAAGGTTTTTAGAAGCTCTTGA
- a CDS encoding methanogenesis marker 9 domain-containing protein: MAWDDAPSHICRGGDVRGLAFCCPPVKPCPVMNALREVGITPQEFLEIKQKFARETRLGEGPATCFGSLVWCCKTSKPCPLRDMTLNQIKMTEDEYMTLKKQLSEEILKAGKPKDNSAEAMALAETFNISVEEAKKTLEDCDNDLRMAVKLLKLKELDNE; encoded by the coding sequence ATGGCATGGGATGATGCACCGTCACATATTTGCAGAGGAGGAGATGTAAGGGGACTCGCATTTTGCTGTCCTCCAGTAAAACCTTGCCCTGTAATGAATGCACTTAGAGAAGTGGGAATTACTCCTCAGGAATTTTTAGAAATTAAACAGAAGTTTGCAAGAGAAACCCGATTAGGGGAAGGCCCTGCAACTTGCTTCGGATCACTTGTATGGTGTTGTAAGACTTCAAAGCCTTGTCCTTTAAGAGACATGACCTTAAATCAAATTAAAATGACTGAAGATGAGTATATGACACTTAAAAAACAGTTATCTGAAGAAATCTTAAAAGCAGGCAAGCCAAAAGACAATAGCGCTGAAGCAATGGCTCTTGCAGAAACATTTAATATAAGCGTAGAAGAGGCTAAAAAGACTCTTGAAGACTGTGATAATGATTTAAGAATGGCTGTAAAATTGCTCAAATTAAAAGAGCTTGATAACGAATAG